Part of the Vigna angularis cultivar LongXiaoDou No.4 chromosome 1, ASM1680809v1, whole genome shotgun sequence genome, aattaatacaaataactaagttacatattttatgagaaaaaataattcataacaatttgtaaatagtattaaatgtgttttttccttttttttatcttaaaactattttagaataaatttgaaaagtttatttaaattcttaacttaaataaaatttaattacatagattacattaaaaaaattgataagaaAAACCTTAGTCAAAAtctatccaaaaataaaaataaacgaatatgatatataattatgaaaattaggatataaaaatataaattaatataaataactaagttacctgtatgaaaaaaaaataattcatatataaaaatataaattaatataaataactaagttacctgtatgaaaaaaaaataattcataccaatttgtaaatagtattaaatatattttttttcttaaaactattTCGGAACTTGAAAAGTTTATCTAAATTcttagagtattttttttttaaaaacttacagttaaactttttcatttagaaatttaatttaggatatttatttatttaaaatcacttttcaataagttatttgataaaaaaaaataatatgtttccATTATGTTTTGCAATTtgttttaatcaaaataatataattcagattttaataaaaacagtttttatactataatataaataatctaTAATTTAATAGAATTAGTTTAATACAATTAGCTAGCAAGGAGGacatctttaaatataaaaatgttttacttttatgtGAATGAGAATCAAAGACGTTTTGAACAAATTAAAAGATGAAATGACAAAGTTAGATGCTTATGTAATCCATGAGATGTTTGTCTGTTTATCGACACTATTCTAATTCTAGACGGATCGTTTGACGTgatatttagatttaatatttaaaattaattttataaagtaacaaTGTCATTCAAATTAATCTCAATCTTTACGAGAGAGAGATACACCGTGGGTCTACATTTTTTTGTCTGTAttctaacaaataaaatttctcattttctccttccaataagtaatttaaaatcTGTCATGTTAGTTTTCActctatataaaaatattatcaatataaaattatcactattatttataataaatgataagatattttattcCTACTGCGCatagatttaattttatttaaataattaattatatatttaattttatttaaataattaattatatctaaataaatataatatgatatagAATTGTGACAACACACAGAATTAAATGAAAGGAGCAGAAGTTTGTTGGAAAAGTTTTGTTTCACACGTTTCTTAAAAGTACATTAATTGAagattctttttaataatatatatatatatatatatatatatatatatatatatatatatatatattatgactttaaattaattttgtcctTTTGTAGTGTGAAGGTTTTGTAGTGTGAAGGTATGAGCACCCTTATTTGTTACTAAATGAAGGCACATGGTACAGAGGAAGATAACAGTGTTTATTTGATAAGAGTgttgtttatttgtttgtgtGTAAAAGAGAAAGGCAGAAAAGGTGGTACTGGACAGCATTAAGCATTGACGATCTCTCCACCTAGAGAAAACAAGAAAGCAGAGAACGTGTAAGAAAAATTTGAAGAGAGTTGTTGTTGTTACAGTAAAAGAAGGCATAAAAGTGACGCACCATTTGGATGGAGGACTTGACCAGTAAAATAGGAAGAGTCCTGAGCAGTTGCCAAGAACAAATAACATGGTGCAATCTCACTAGGCTGAGCCGCACGCTTCATTGGCACCTCACACCCCAACTTCTCAATCATTTCACCAGACTTTGAAGCAGGCTGTATTGGCGTCCAAACCGGTCCAGGTGCAACAGCATTCACCCTGATTCCCCTGCTCGCCACCTGCTGAGAAAGACCTCTCGTGAAGGCAACAATGGCTCCCTTAGTAGCAGTGTAGTCCAACGCTTCTGGATTCCCATTGTAGGCGTTAACTGAAGTAGAGTTGATGATGGAACTCCCTTCTTTCATGTGCTTCAGAGCATGCCTACAAAAAAAGGGtcagcatatatatatatatatatatatacatacatgaGGTCAAAAATTATATCTTGGATATGTTTCATTCTGTACTTGACCAAAAAGAAGTGTGAAAAGATATTGGTCCCGAAGACTCTTTCAATCTGCTGTTGAGTGATTTCCTCTACGGAGTCTGTTAAATGCTGTTCGGCTGCATTGTTCACCAGAACATCGATGCGTCCATATTCTTTCACAACAAGCTCAACCACCTGCTTGCAGTTCTCATCAAAGCCAATATCCGCCGCTATTGCCAACGGATCATCTGCACCACCTGTTTTAGCTTCTAGCAGCATCTTCAGAGTGTCATCTTTATCCCTGTCCTCATGCCCCTTTACGTATGTGAAAGCCACAGTTGCACCCTCTTTCGCGAAACACAGACAAACCGCTCTTCCAATTCCCGAGTCACCTCCTGTCACCAGCGCCACCTTTCCCTGTGCACATCCACACCATAACTTGTAAGCAACAAGACTTAGACTAAAAGCATGGCAAAAAAACATTACACTCTGAGAAACTGAAAAATACCTTAAGTTTATTGGCGGGTTTGTAGTCTGCATGTATGGTTTGTGGGAGTGGATCCATTACATGTTCTTTTCCCGGCTGCGTTTTCTGGCTTTGAGGTGGGAACTTGGAATCCTTATTGCTGGCCATTTTTGGTTGATTAGAGAGTTTTTGAAGGAAATTTTGGGTAGTTGAAGTATATGTTGTATGGTCGGAGGAAGCCTTGTTAATGAGATATTTTATAGAGAGGTTTTATAGAGAGGTTTTGAGGTAGGTAGAATGAATTTACGTGTTGCTGTGACGAGGGGACATGTATTTGGTAGTGATGAGTGTTGTATAAAGGAAGGAAGGTGTGATGGCATGC contains:
- the LOC108335776 gene encoding NADPH-dependent aldehyde reductase 1, chloroplastic produces the protein MASNKDSKFPPQSQKTQPGKEHVMDPLPQTIHADYKPANKLKGKVALVTGGDSGIGRAVCLCFAKEGATVAFTYVKGHEDRDKDDTLKMLLEAKTGGADDPLAIAADIGFDENCKQVVELVVKEYGRIDVLVNNAAEQHLTDSVEEITQQQIERVFGTNIFSHFFLVKHALKHMKEGSSIINSTSVNAYNGNPEALDYTATKGAIVAFTRGLSQQVASRGIRVNAVAPGPVWTPIQPASKSGEMIEKLGCEVPMKRAAQPSEIAPCYLFLATAQDSSYFTGQVLHPNGGEIVNA